In Allomuricauda ruestringensis DSM 13258, the following proteins share a genomic window:
- a CDS encoding SDR family oxidoreductase — protein MDKKIVLITGGSSGIGKSIGTYLTQKGFTVYGTTRNPKNYPDFKDFELVQLDVKDVESIQKAVSYVISKENRLDVLINNAGVGITGPIEETPHEEILHVFDTNFHGPVHVMKAVLPQMRKQGGGAIINITSIAGYMGLPYRGFYSATKGALGLITEALRMETKDFGITITNVAPGDFATNIASGRYHSPVIEGSAYEERYSQTLKAINNDVDSGGDPIQVAEAVHRIINQEKPKVHNPVGAFLQKFSLRLKKILPDKVYEKLLLNHYKL, from the coding sequence ATGGATAAAAAAATTGTACTGATCACCGGCGGTTCTTCAGGTATTGGTAAATCCATCGGAACATATTTGACCCAAAAAGGATTTACCGTTTATGGTACTACACGCAATCCAAAAAACTATCCCGATTTTAAGGATTTTGAACTTGTTCAGTTGGATGTAAAGGATGTGGAAAGCATTCAAAAGGCAGTTTCCTATGTAATTTCCAAAGAAAACAGATTGGATGTGTTGATCAACAATGCAGGTGTTGGCATTACAGGTCCTATTGAAGAAACACCACACGAGGAAATACTTCATGTTTTTGATACTAATTTTCATGGCCCCGTACATGTGATGAAGGCCGTTTTGCCACAAATGCGCAAACAGGGTGGGGGAGCCATCATCAATATAACATCCATTGCCGGATATATGGGGTTGCCTTATCGCGGATTTTATTCCGCCACCAAAGGTGCTTTAGGACTTATTACCGAAGCGTTGCGTATGGAGACCAAGGATTTTGGCATCACTATAACCAATGTGGCGCCAGGGGATTTTGCAACAAACATTGCATCGGGCAGGTACCATTCCCCCGTAATAGAAGGTTCGGCCTACGAAGAAAGGTATTCTCAAACCTTAAAAGCCATTAATAACGATGTGGATAGTGGGGGAGACCCTATACAGGTAGCTGAGGCCGTACATAGAATCATCAACCAGGAAAAACCAAAAGTACACAACCCTGTCGGAGCATTTTTGCAAAAGTTTTCCCTTAGGTTAAAGAAGATATTACCCGACAAAGTCTACGAAAAATTACTCCTCAACCATTATAAGTTGTAA
- a CDS encoding sensor histidine kinase, whose protein sequence is MLILFWGCARQKPKEKVTSSPQIDSIQELLSIAKTAKELSLEDRKAYVKEAESKAMELSKDSVQLEQLSKISLVYMRLKDSLGFRKSNAQLLKLSEEAGADKTLGYSYWDLAGFLQSYGVMDSAFYHYKNALNSFEQLPVDSTSQSLRGRMLYGMARVQDSYKDYLGGEISATAAIKIFDELEDEYRLYNAYNVLGVLANGLGDSDKSLKSYEKAREYLDKSDIANKRNLLWKNQNNIASVYLNAGDFVKAKEAYKELLSDKDLKEELPGTYEKALGSLAYLILKVDKDEELAEELLNEAFAINSATKDLYDRARLNYFYAEILAAKGDSAQAIAQAKESYVVAKETYNNDRSLDALRLLTKLDTANANSYAEEYYQLNETIKVEERTKRDKFARIRMETDNIIEENQILTKEKQIWVGASLLLVLFGTTAMIIVSLYVSNSQLKFKQKQQESNQEIYNLMLSQQGKLEEGKQLEQKRISEELHDGILGEMLGIRLILSGLNEREDQASIEQRAALIEKLRELEEEIRTISHELNHASYEKFHNFIVSLEDMIQGIEKSSGISCSFTYNDKVPWDNLLGDIKINAYRIIQESLKNCVKHAKCQHVSISFQAMDNQLKLVITDDGVGFDINRKKKGIGLRNIISRTKKIQGVLDIDSESGKGTTIKVTIPVKYVELQIPEKTNALNA, encoded by the coding sequence ATGCTAATACTTTTTTGGGGATGCGCCAGACAAAAACCTAAAGAGAAAGTAACTTCCAGCCCACAGATAGACTCTATTCAAGAACTGTTGTCTATCGCCAAAACAGCCAAAGAACTATCATTGGAAGATCGCAAAGCGTATGTAAAAGAAGCCGAATCCAAGGCCATGGAGTTATCTAAGGACAGTGTTCAACTGGAACAGCTATCCAAGATTTCCCTAGTGTATATGAGACTTAAAGACTCGCTTGGTTTTAGAAAGTCGAACGCGCAACTTTTAAAATTATCCGAAGAAGCCGGTGCAGACAAAACATTGGGGTACTCCTATTGGGACCTAGCAGGTTTTTTACAATCCTACGGCGTTATGGACAGTGCTTTTTATCACTATAAAAATGCATTAAATAGCTTTGAGCAATTACCCGTGGATTCTACCTCGCAATCGCTTAGAGGTCGAATGCTATATGGTATGGCACGGGTTCAAGATTCCTATAAAGATTATTTGGGAGGGGAAATCAGTGCTACCGCTGCCATTAAAATATTTGATGAATTAGAAGATGAATACAGGCTATATAATGCTTATAATGTCTTAGGTGTTCTGGCCAATGGTTTAGGGGATTCCGATAAATCCCTCAAATCTTACGAAAAAGCAAGGGAATATCTTGATAAATCAGATATTGCCAATAAAAGAAACCTACTTTGGAAAAACCAAAATAATATTGCTAGTGTTTATTTGAACGCAGGGGATTTTGTAAAAGCTAAAGAGGCCTATAAAGAATTACTTTCCGATAAAGATTTAAAAGAGGAACTGCCCGGCACATACGAAAAAGCACTGGGTAGCTTGGCATATCTCATTCTTAAAGTTGATAAGGATGAAGAACTGGCCGAGGAACTTTTAAATGAAGCTTTTGCCATTAATTCTGCAACCAAAGACTTATACGACAGGGCCCGACTCAACTACTTTTATGCCGAAATCTTGGCCGCCAAAGGAGATAGTGCACAAGCCATAGCGCAAGCCAAGGAATCCTATGTCGTTGCCAAGGAAACCTATAACAACGACCGTTCGTTGGATGCATTGCGGTTGTTGACCAAGTTGGACACGGCCAATGCCAACTCTTACGCGGAAGAATATTACCAACTCAACGAAACCATTAAAGTTGAGGAACGTACCAAAAGGGACAAGTTTGCCCGAATCCGAATGGAAACGGATAATATTATTGAGGAAAACCAAATCCTTACCAAGGAAAAACAAATTTGGGTGGGAGCTTCCCTACTGCTCGTTTTGTTCGGGACAACCGCTATGATCATTGTTTCGCTCTATGTAAGCAACAGTCAGCTAAAATTTAAACAGAAACAGCAAGAAAGCAACCAGGAAATCTACAACTTAATGCTTTCGCAACAAGGAAAACTGGAAGAAGGAAAACAATTGGAGCAAAAACGTATTTCCGAAGAACTGCACGATGGTATTTTGGGTGAAATGCTCGGGATCCGTTTAATATTGAGCGGCCTAAACGAGCGCGAAGATCAAGCTTCCATTGAGCAACGTGCAGCCCTTATCGAGAAGCTACGAGAGTTGGAAGAAGAAATACGGACCATTTCCCACGAGCTGAACCACGCTTCGTATGAAAAATTTCATAATTTTATCGTGTCGCTGGAAGATATGATCCAGGGCATCGAAAAATCTTCTGGCATTTCGTGTTCCTTTACCTATAACGACAAGGTTCCTTGGGACAATTTGTTGGGAGACATCAAGATCAATGCTTACAGGATTATACAAGAATCGCTCAAAAACTGTGTTAAACACGCAAAATGTCAACATGTGTCCATTTCGTTTCAAGCCATGGACAATCAATTAAAACTCGTTATTACAGATGACGGCGTTGGGTTTGACATCAACAGAAAAAAGAAAGGAATTGGCCTTAGGAACATTATTTCAAGAACAAAAAAGATACAAGGAGTCCTGGATATTGACAGTGAATCCGGAAAAGGCACTACCATTAAGGTAACCATCCCTGTTAAATACGTGGAATTGCAAATTCCCGAGAAAACAAATGCATTAAACGCTTAA
- a CDS encoding response regulator transcription factor, producing MKTLRILAIDDHEMTMLGYKFILEGIEFEGHNIIVDTATSYQTGKKLIEDSVNTFQYDILFLDVQLFAPNEEQPYTGEDLGILARKIVPESKIVFMSSFSDNFRINSILKSVDPDGYLVKTDIDPKTLEDAVKTIMLDPPYYSSKALGAIRKKMANDLEIDEKDKQILYHLSKGTKNKDLEKFIRLSPSSIENRKRHLKTLFGTENENDMALILAAKNRGLI from the coding sequence ATGAAAACACTGAGAATATTAGCCATAGATGATCATGAAATGACCATGCTCGGGTATAAGTTTATACTCGAAGGCATAGAGTTTGAAGGCCATAATATTATTGTGGATACCGCTACATCTTACCAAACAGGTAAAAAACTTATTGAGGACTCTGTAAATACGTTCCAGTATGATATTTTGTTCTTGGATGTACAATTGTTTGCACCAAACGAGGAACAACCCTACACAGGGGAGGACTTGGGCATCTTGGCCCGGAAAATTGTTCCTGAAAGCAAGATTGTGTTCATGTCGTCTTTCAGTGATAATTTTAGGATCAACAGTATACTAAAATCCGTTGACCCGGATGGGTATTTGGTAAAAACGGACATAGACCCCAAGACCCTCGAAGATGCGGTGAAGACCATTATGCTAGACCCTCCCTATTATTCATCCAAAGCACTTGGTGCCATTAGAAAAAAAATGGCCAACGACCTCGAAATTGATGAAAAAGACAAACAGATACTTTACCACCTTTCCAAAGGAACCAAGAACAAAGACCTGGAGAAATTCATCAGGCTCTCCCCCTCCTCCATTGAAAATAGAAAACGGCATTTAAAAACCTTGTTCGGCACTGAGAACGAAAATGATATGGCCCTAATATTGGCTGCCAAAAACAGAGGCTTGATTTAA
- a CDS encoding acyl-CoA thioesterase, which produces MKNYSEVFDVVPDDLDDLNHVNNIRYVEWIQDISKKHWMQVAPKDIQKSMIWVVRHHSITYHKSAVLGNTIKIRTYIKSNKGPISTRVVEIKNDNTDELLVKSVTEWCLLDAKTFRPKRVPGEIKVLFE; this is translated from the coding sequence ATGAAAAACTACTCCGAAGTTTTTGATGTAGTCCCAGATGATTTGGACGACCTAAACCATGTAAACAATATTAGGTATGTGGAGTGGATTCAGGATATTTCCAAAAAGCACTGGATGCAGGTTGCTCCCAAAGACATTCAAAAATCCATGATATGGGTGGTTCGGCACCACAGCATTACCTACCACAAATCTGCCGTATTGGGCAATACCATTAAAATAAGAACCTATATTAAAAGCAACAAAGGGCCCATTTCTACCCGTGTGGTAGAAATTAAGAACGATAATACCGATGAGCTATTGGTTAAATCGGTTACCGAGTGGTGCTTGTTGGATGCAAAGACTTTCCGCCCCAAAAGGGTTCCTGGGGAAATAAAGGTGTTATTTGAATAA
- a CDS encoding glutaminyl-peptide cyclotransferase codes for MGKLFSITGVLLFFLGCGGNADPAKHFSIQLENKNIQQNQQVGVTLKNKKDIEISDLRYYMDGKELLVENGKLTLDLPTLGNKTLVAKFNIEEQAVEVEKKLRLLAAAAPEVYTYEIINSYPHDTGAYTQGLEFYKGTLYESTGKRGASTVRKVNFETGEVVTNIPMDDSVFGEGITIMNDKLYQLTWQSGMGYVYDISNLEKIKNFTYGKSREGWGLCNDGKKIFKSDGTEKIWFLDPETLEEQGHIEIVTNKSIFNSANELEYVAGKIYANVYQKESMMIIDATSGAIEGVINFGGLKNKVSKGPEWDEGNSVLNGVAYHPERETFFVTGKNWDKLFEVKIRKKD; via the coding sequence ATGGGCAAACTTTTTTCTATAACCGGGGTATTGCTCTTCTTTTTGGGCTGCGGTGGCAATGCCGATCCTGCCAAGCATTTTTCCATTCAGTTGGAAAACAAAAATATACAGCAAAACCAGCAAGTGGGTGTGACACTGAAGAACAAAAAGGACATTGAAATTTCCGATCTTCGTTATTATATGGACGGGAAAGAATTACTCGTTGAAAACGGAAAACTGACCTTGGATCTACCAACTTTGGGAAACAAAACCTTGGTGGCCAAATTCAATATTGAAGAACAAGCCGTAGAAGTTGAAAAAAAACTAAGATTACTGGCTGCCGCTGCCCCAGAAGTATATACCTACGAAATCATAAACAGTTATCCGCACGATACGGGGGCTTACACACAAGGACTGGAGTTTTACAAGGGAACACTTTATGAAAGCACTGGTAAACGAGGCGCTTCAACAGTGAGGAAAGTAAATTTTGAAACTGGGGAGGTGGTTACCAATATTCCCATGGACGATTCCGTATTTGGAGAAGGCATCACTATAATGAACGATAAATTGTACCAACTTACTTGGCAAAGTGGCATGGGGTATGTGTACGATATCTCCAACTTGGAAAAGATAAAAAACTTTACCTATGGTAAAAGTCGTGAAGGTTGGGGGCTCTGTAACGATGGCAAAAAAATATTTAAAAGCGATGGTACTGAAAAAATATGGTTCCTAGATCCAGAGACCTTGGAAGAACAAGGCCATATTGAAATCGTGACCAACAAATCCATATTTAACAGCGCCAACGAACTGGAATATGTAGCTGGTAAAATCTATGCCAATGTGTACCAAAAAGAAAGTATGATGATCATTGATGCCACTTCCGGTGCCATAGAAGGGGTCATTAATTTTGGTGGCCTTAAAAACAAAGTAAGCAAGGGACCTGAATGGGACGAAGGAAATTCCGTGCTAAACGGTGTAGCTTATCACCCAGAAAGAGAAACCTTTTTTGTTACCGGCAAAAACTGGGACAAGCTTTTTGAGGTGAAAATCCGTAAAAAGGACTAA
- a CDS encoding M50 family metallopeptidase, translated as MNKKADKIPLKSSCISICEIGDKFLLHETNHGHRIRVNQTVIRLLELVDGKSNIDYIREQMSSYGSFSNDEIHNLLYHTLGKFGFIVNGNVEVIKINKPEYLKLSLTLLSEEKVSFIARYLKWLFSKNSFFTVFFLLFLTLLYVQYNYFDRALYFLETMTMKEWLGIILFAGASLFFHEFGHASSCKAFGAKPGGIGFGFYLLSPVMYADVSDIWRLPVKERIIVNLSGIYMEMLLSVLLFGVYILTKDLWFLVLTSFCFLSLFANLNPFLKYDGYWVLSDLTGCHNLRKQSNFHLNSLLKSRGKMEKNNILLALYAAIANIMIVTFIIIVLITDSTGLIDFPKNLFQTVTSLFGTEKQFFIKDIYPLLVPTIFYFILIKLLFVNVKKFFRKV; from the coding sequence ATGAATAAAAAAGCAGACAAAATACCACTTAAATCATCTTGTATCTCAATATGTGAAATAGGAGATAAATTTTTGCTCCACGAAACTAATCATGGCCATCGCATTAGGGTCAATCAAACTGTAATCAGACTATTGGAACTTGTGGACGGGAAGTCCAATATAGACTACATAAGAGAGCAAATGAGCTCTTACGGTTCTTTTTCCAATGATGAAATTCATAACCTTTTATATCATACTTTGGGCAAGTTTGGCTTTATTGTTAATGGGAATGTTGAGGTCATTAAAATCAATAAGCCAGAATACCTTAAATTGAGCCTAACTTTGCTCAGTGAAGAAAAAGTATCTTTTATAGCAAGATATTTAAAATGGCTTTTTTCAAAGAATTCTTTTTTTACTGTTTTTTTTCTTTTATTTCTCACTTTGCTATATGTTCAATACAATTATTTTGATAGGGCATTATATTTTTTAGAAACCATGACGATGAAAGAATGGTTAGGAATAATTTTGTTTGCAGGTGCAAGCCTTTTTTTCCATGAGTTTGGACATGCCTCTTCTTGCAAGGCATTTGGAGCAAAACCTGGCGGGATAGGTTTTGGTTTTTACCTATTGAGTCCTGTAATGTATGCTGACGTATCTGATATATGGAGATTACCTGTTAAAGAAAGAATAATAGTGAATCTATCTGGTATTTACATGGAAATGCTATTGAGCGTTCTATTGTTTGGAGTATATATACTTACCAAAGACCTATGGTTTTTGGTGTTAACCTCTTTCTGTTTTTTATCACTTTTTGCTAATCTTAATCCATTTTTAAAATATGATGGTTATTGGGTTCTTTCGGACTTAACTGGATGTCACAACTTAAGAAAACAATCAAACTTTCACCTTAACAGTTTATTGAAAAGTCGTGGCAAAATGGAAAAAAACAACATTTTACTAGCCCTATATGCCGCCATTGCCAATATAATGATAGTTACCTTTATTATTATTGTTTTAATTACCGATTCAACTGGACTTATCGATTTTCCGAAAAATTTGTTTCAGACCGTGACCTCATTATTCGGTACAGAAAAACAGTTTTTCATTAAGGACATTTATCCTCTCTTGGTACCTACAATTTTTTATTTCATCTTAATCAAATTGTTGTTTGTGAATGTCAAGAAATTTTTTAGAAAAGTATAA
- the fsa gene encoding fructose-6-phosphate aldolase: MKFFIDTANLDQIKEAQELGVLDGVTTNPSLMAKEGITGKDNILKHYVDICNIVDGDVSAEVVATDFDGMVKEGEELAELHEQIVVKVPMIRDGVKALKYFSDKGIRTNCTLVFSPGQALLAAKAGANYVSPFLGRLDDISTDGLNLIAEIRLIYDNYGFETEILAASIRHTMHVIDCAKLGADVMTGPLSSIDGLLKHPLTDIGLAKFLEDYKKGNS; the protein is encoded by the coding sequence ATGAAGTTTTTTATTGATACTGCCAACCTTGATCAAATTAAGGAAGCCCAAGAACTGGGTGTGTTGGATGGTGTAACCACCAATCCTTCCCTTATGGCGAAAGAAGGTATTACCGGAAAAGATAATATTTTAAAGCACTACGTGGACATCTGCAATATTGTTGATGGAGATGTTTCTGCCGAAGTAGTGGCCACCGATTTTGATGGAATGGTCAAAGAAGGCGAGGAACTAGCTGAACTGCACGAGCAAATTGTGGTGAAGGTTCCCATGATCAGAGATGGTGTAAAAGCATTGAAATATTTTTCGGATAAGGGTATCCGTACCAACTGTACTTTGGTGTTCTCGCCGGGTCAGGCCTTATTGGCAGCCAAAGCAGGTGCCAATTATGTTTCCCCTTTCTTGGGAAGATTGGACGATATTTCCACAGACGGTCTTAACCTAATCGCAGAAATCCGTTTAATTTATGATAACTACGGATTTGAAACCGAAATATTGGCTGCATCCATCCGCCACACCATGCACGTGATCGATTGCGCTAAATTGGGCGCCGATGTTATGACAGGTCCACTATCTTCTATTGATGGATTGTTGAAACATCCATTGACCGATATTGGTTTGGCCAAGTTTCTGGAAGATTACAAAAAAGGAAATTCCTAA
- a CDS encoding LytR/AlgR family response regulator transcription factor: MEYTYNIIDSDASSKLQLQLYLEEYEDLVCARVETNASAGLNSILKYNPDLVLVNLGEGGMDYFQMVTELNQYMQSLPIIIGYAKSKKYAYNAIKCGFFDYWILPHNEFDIRKTMLRLRKLHPKQETPSTICLKSYKDYRYLDTKNILYLKSDNNTTDFFMKDGSVISAFKTLKSFEDKLPKDFIRVHQSYILNSRYVSRINYGKSICSLNYGREEELPFSKTYKDKIDSLKEMLSKTATKALN, translated from the coding sequence ATGGAATACACCTATAACATAATCGACTCGGATGCCTCCTCAAAGCTTCAGTTGCAGCTTTATTTGGAAGAGTATGAAGACTTGGTTTGTGCCAGGGTGGAAACCAATGCATCGGCAGGGCTCAATTCCATTTTAAAATACAATCCAGACCTTGTACTTGTCAATCTTGGGGAAGGTGGTATGGATTACTTTCAAATGGTTACGGAACTGAACCAGTACATGCAAAGCCTTCCTATTATAATAGGATATGCCAAATCAAAAAAATATGCCTACAACGCCATTAAATGTGGTTTTTTTGATTATTGGATCCTGCCCCACAACGAGTTCGATATACGCAAAACAATGCTGCGCTTAAGAAAACTGCACCCAAAACAGGAAACTCCGTCCACGATTTGCTTAAAATCTTACAAGGATTACCGGTATTTGGACACCAAAAACATTCTATACCTAAAATCTGATAATAACACCACGGATTTCTTTATGAAAGATGGCAGTGTGATAAGCGCCTTTAAAACCTTAAAATCTTTTGAAGATAAACTCCCCAAGGACTTTATCCGCGTGCACCAGAGTTACATTCTCAATAGCCGCTATGTATCGCGAATCAATTATGGAAAATCCATTTGCAGTTTAAATTATGGGCGAGAGGAAGAGCTTCCTTTCTCCAAAACCTATAAAGATAAGATAGACAGCTTAAAGGAAATGCTCTCCAAAACGGCCACAAAGGCCCTTAATTAG
- a CDS encoding carboxypeptidase-like regulatory domain-containing protein, producing MSRNFLEKYNNSGVAKYIQSSVHRFGWNRMFFLCFVLFANCIAAQKNEVLHGKITNNEAHGIHILNATQNVGTITDDSGNFSISAKKHDTIIFSAINLEPLKLIVTDRVLEIELNITLDQKVIELDGVTLNPYGLTGSLSKDVLNIPNPITAESLNLPNSSTPIITSNQRKLYEADSGNFIELYGSFPEAGIAINLHKILNRVSGRTNKIKRIINYEKGEEIINQLNTKFKHLYPNLTESETYNLALIEFYKKYD from the coding sequence ATGTCAAGAAATTTTTTAGAAAAGTATAACAATAGTGGTGTTGCAAAATATATTCAAAGTAGTGTTCATCGCTTTGGATGGAATAGAATGTTTTTTCTATGTTTTGTCCTGTTTGCCAACTGTATTGCTGCACAAAAAAATGAAGTGTTACATGGTAAGATAACTAACAATGAAGCCCATGGTATCCATATTCTGAACGCAACCCAGAATGTAGGCACTATTACCGATGACTCAGGAAACTTTTCCATTTCTGCCAAAAAACACGATACGATAATTTTCTCGGCCATAAACCTTGAACCGTTGAAATTGATTGTTACCGATAGGGTTTTGGAAATCGAACTGAACATTACATTAGATCAAAAGGTTATTGAATTGGATGGCGTCACCCTTAATCCATATGGACTGACAGGTTCTCTTTCCAAGGATGTTTTGAACATCCCAAACCCCATAACAGCAGAATCCCTCAACCTTCCCAACTCCTCCACCCCTATCATAACATCTAATCAAAGAAAATTATACGAGGCTGATAGCGGTAATTTTATAGAGTTATATGGTAGTTTTCCGGAAGCTGGCATTGCTATCAATCTACATAAAATTTTAAATAGAGTGTCGGGAAGAACAAATAAAATCAAGAGAATAATCAATTATGAAAAAGGAGAAGAAATTATAAATCAGCTTAATACAAAATTCAAGCATCTTTATCCAAATCTAACTGAATCCGAAACCTATAATTTGGCTTTGATAGAGTTTTATAAAAAATACGATTAG
- a CDS encoding TlpA family protein disulfide reductase: MVRFLLGLTLMSTFVSCSDSSESGSSVFFGGEIVNPTSDYVVLYHNDSYVDSVKLDDKNHFSFNLNNIEDGLYHFDHAPELQYVYLSQGDSLLARLNTVEFDESLVFSGTGSEINNFLIEIFLATEKEEPIIKRYYSLDPEGFSKKIDSLHALKIKQLEELSTDNLLSTKVLAMAEASIDYNTYINKEKYPFYHKKETGEETIHELGDDFYGYRKRIDFNNKDLTYFRPYFDFMKWHFGNMSYMICLEDCSTDKKPVSDRLHFNKHKLALVDSLVNQTELRDILFRNVAVDYLLREHNPSKEATIFIDKFKSLSTNEEHKEEIELLYNGIKNLQPNTTLPDIMVKNFNNEEVSLKDLANKRKSTVFYFWTADQKRHFINVNKHIITLEEKYPHYNFVGINLRTSHSQWKQLMDEYKLDKNKQFYGENFKELQMAMIIDGLNKCVIAKDTVVVDGFANLFTSL; this comes from the coding sequence ATGGTAAGATTTTTACTCGGCCTCACCTTAATGTCAACTTTTGTATCGTGCTCTGATTCTTCAGAAAGCGGTTCCTCAGTTTTTTTTGGTGGTGAAATTGTAAATCCGACTAGCGATTATGTGGTACTTTACCACAACGATTCTTATGTGGATTCCGTAAAGCTCGACGATAAAAACCACTTTTCTTTCAACTTGAATAACATTGAGGATGGGCTCTATCATTTTGATCATGCCCCAGAACTTCAGTATGTATACTTGAGCCAAGGCGACAGTCTTTTGGCCCGCTTGAACACTGTAGAGTTTGATGAATCTTTGGTGTTCTCGGGAACAGGTAGCGAAATCAATAACTTTTTGATAGAGATTTTCTTAGCCACCGAAAAAGAGGAACCGATCATAAAAAGGTATTACAGCCTAGATCCTGAAGGTTTTAGTAAAAAGATAGACTCCTTGCATGCCCTAAAAATCAAACAGCTTGAAGAGTTGTCAACGGACAATTTGCTCTCAACCAAAGTTTTGGCCATGGCAGAGGCTTCCATAGATTACAACACCTATATCAACAAAGAAAAGTATCCCTTCTATCACAAAAAGGAAACTGGTGAGGAAACCATTCATGAACTTGGGGATGATTTTTATGGTTATCGAAAAAGAATAGACTTCAACAATAAGGACCTTACCTATTTTAGGCCCTATTTTGATTTTATGAAGTGGCATTTTGGCAATATGTCCTACATGATATGTTTGGAAGATTGCTCCACGGATAAGAAACCTGTAAGTGACCGTCTGCACTTTAACAAGCATAAACTTGCCCTAGTGGATAGTTTGGTGAACCAAACAGAGCTTAGGGACATTCTTTTTAGGAACGTTGCCGTGGACTACCTACTACGGGAACACAACCCAAGTAAAGAGGCCACTATTTTTATTGATAAGTTTAAATCCCTCTCCACCAACGAGGAGCACAAGGAAGAAATTGAACTGTTGTACAACGGCATCAAAAACTTACAGCCAAACACAACACTTCCAGACATCATGGTCAAAAATTTTAATAACGAAGAGGTCTCTCTAAAAGATTTGGCCAATAAAAGGAAGAGTACCGTATTCTATTTTTGGACCGCCGACCAAAAGAGACACTTTATTAATGTAAACAAGCATATTATTACTCTGGAGGAAAAATACCCACACTACAACTTTGTAGGCATTAACCTAAGAACCAGTCACTCGCAATGGAAACAACTTATGGACGAGTACAAGCTGGACAAAAACAAGCAATTTTACGGGGAAAACTTCAAAGAACTACAAATGGCCATGATCATTGACGGGCTCAATAAGTGTGTTATTGCAAAAGACACAGTAGTAGTTGATGGCTTTGCCAACCTTTTCACTTCTTTATAA